Genomic segment of Syngnathus acus chromosome 10, fSynAcu1.2, whole genome shotgun sequence:
ataataataataataataatagtaataataataataataataataaattacacatttttgataggaTCAGTTAAAAATCGCAACAACAGCTGTAGTTAATTGGTAGTTTACAAGGGGAAACGTAGAAACGTTAGAAAAACGATCGattacatttgtaaaaaaaaaaagtcaaacaatgcattttatttatatttttaataggCTTATATATTCGTATTGCGTGTGTAATTTATCATCAATCCAGACAATGCATGCATGTAACCAACAAAAGTACAGATAGCCaattctccatccatccatccatccatccatccatccatccatccatccatccatccatccatccatccatccatccagtcaTCCaacagattattattattattaattattaattattattattagtagtagtagtattattattattattattattattattattagtattagtattagtattattattattattatcttttcTAATTAGAGGAGTTGAGTCCTCGGGGCGAAGCCGAAGACGACTCGAAACGCGAGGATCTGAACCGACCGAAGGGCCACAGACGCCGAAAGCCGCGGATCCTCTTCTCCCAGGCACAGGTGTACGAGCTGGAGCGCCGTTTTAAGCAGCAGAGGTACTTGTCCGCCCCCGAGAGAGACCACCTGGCCGGGGTCCTCAAGCTCACCCCGACGCAGGTGAAGATCTGGTTCCAGAACCGAAGGTACAAGTGCAAGCGGCAGAGGCAGGACCAAAGCCTGGAGATGGTGTCCCTGCCGCCGCCCAAGAGGGTGTCGGTGCCGGTGTTGGTGCGGGACGGCAAGGCATGCGTGGCGGCCGAGGCGAGCCCCTGCAATCCGTCCTACTGCATGGCCCACGTCAACCACTTCGCCTACAACAACTATCCGCATCCGCAGTTTAGCAGCTACGCCAACAGCGCCTGCGGCACAAACTATGCGTGCAGTTACTCCGCAGCCGCCATGCAAACGGTATCGTCCAATAATGGCAATTACGTGAACTTCGGCATGCAAGGAGAGCTCAACAACGTCCAGGCCGCCTTTCCCACCTCCAACAGCGGGAGCTCGCTCCATGGCATTAGGACTTGGTAATTGGCCACTATTCTGACGGCATGCTGTATTCTTAGCAATTGGGTCAAAACACtttggtttatttgtttgaatatATTTAGCGATGCCTGTTTCCGACACAGGATATTGTCATGGATTTTTGCGagcaaatattaataataaattctaaataaaaaaagcacagaaacGTGATACTTGTCAATTTAACACGTTTGCCAAGCGTGCTATGGAATAAAGTGAAAAGTATTCAAATGACCTAATTTAACTGACGGTTCTAATTTAGAGGTGTataagttaaaagttaaagttaaagtcccaatgatcgtcacacacacatctgggtgtggtgaaatttgtcctctgcatttaacccatccccgtgtgattttaatccatccactgggggagaggggagcagtgagcagcagcggtgccgcgctcgggaatcagttggtgatctaaccccgcaattccaacccttaatgctgagtgccatgcagggaggcaatgggtcccatttttatagtctttggtatgacccggccggggtttgaatccacaaccttccagtctcagggcggacactctaccactagtcCACTGAGCTGCACTTTACTATACAAATAGCAATTGTTCTCTAATGAAGTAAAATAAGGTGACCATGATTTAAAGAAACACCTCCCAATAAAATGCAGTAGTTGCAGATGATGAGCATTTCTATTGTAATATTGTATCTGCGGGTTGTAttacgcaaaaaaaaaaaaaaaagaaagaaaaaaacccgccTCATCTCACTAGGTAGGACGTCAAGGAAACAAGAGCATCCATCCTGTGGGTGTTCATTCTCAGCCGTCATACATATGGCTTCTGTCTAGTTAAAATGTTCAAGTGGCTATTATGACGCTTCATTCAACCTGCTTAA
This window contains:
- the nkx2.5 gene encoding homeobox protein Nkx-2.5 — its product is MFPSPSTSTPFSVKDILNLEHSHDLMSSLELSSRMDCCNALTATSSLTSSCCVLSLKHEPLRDMSTGIPLFDEDLHHHDPKFAIYGKPLTQMDGVKEGASGPLEGKHAKEELSPRGEAEDDSKREDLNRPKGHRRRKPRILFSQAQVYELERRFKQQRYLSAPERDHLAGVLKLTPTQVKIWFQNRRYKCKRQRQDQSLEMVSLPPPKRVSVPVLVRDGKACVAAEASPCNPSYCMAHVNHFAYNNYPHPQFSSYANSACGTNYACSYSAAAMQTVSSNNGNYVNFGMQGELNNVQAAFPTSNSGSSLHGIRTW